One Primulina huaijiensis isolate GDHJ02 chromosome 5, ASM1229523v2, whole genome shotgun sequence DNA segment encodes these proteins:
- the LOC140976107 gene encoding polygalacturonase At1g48100-like, translated as MHIYFEDSQQVKVFNFTVSSPGNSPNTDGIHLSRCQHVDIHNSTLACGDDCISIQTGCSDIKVYQVNCGPGHGYSIGGLGRDETEALVSDITIYDSNVQDSMTGVRIKTWEGGSGSVRNVTFSNIAMSDVKTPISIDQHYCGGHKVCKDDTSAVAITGITYQNITGTYTRTSVSLLCSEHEPCKNLTVAGVNLKPSKDKGSREGPYCSNAYGEVLTETLPSLRDCLLSI; from the exons ATGCACATTTATTTTGAGGACTCCCAACAAGTTAAAGTGTTCAATTTCACCGTCTCCTCTCCTGGAAATAGCCCCAACACAGATGGGATTCACCTCTCACGCTGCCAACATGTTGACATTCACAACTCCACTCTCGCTTGTG GAGATGATTGTatttcgatacagacagggtgTTCCGATATAAAAGTATACCAGGTGAATTGTGGGCCTGGGCATGGATACAGCATCGGGGGTTTAGGACGTGATGAGACAGAAGCTCTGGTTTCAGACATCACAATTTATGATTCAAATGTACAAGACTCGATGACGGGAGTAAGGATAAAGACTTGGGAG GGTGGCTCAGGGTCGGTGCGTAATGTTACATTCTCGAATATTGCGATGTCAGATGTTAAAACTCCGATCTCCATAGACCAACACTATTGTGGAGGACACAAGGTTTGCAAGGATGACACCTCAGCAGTAGCGATAACAGGCATAACATATCAGAATATAACAGGGACATATACCCGCACATCCGTTTCTCTTCTGTGCAGCGAGCACGAGCCATGCAAAAATTTAACGGTGGCAGGTGTGAACCTAAAGCCTTCAAAAGACAAGGGAAGCCGTGAAGGGCCATATTGTTCGAACGCATATGGAGAAGTACTTACCGAAACATTGCCATCTTTACGTGATTGTTTGCTGTCTATTTGA
- the LOC140976110 gene encoding ADP-ribosylation factor 1-like, with protein MGLTFTKLFSRLFAKKEMRILMVGLDAAGKTTILYKLKLGEIVTTIPTIGFNVETVEYKNISFTVWDVGGQDKIRPLWRHYFQNTQGLIFVVDSNDRDRVVEARDELHRMLNEDELRDAVLLVFANKQDLPNAMNAAEITDKLGLHSLRQRHWYIQSTCATSGEGLYEGLDWLSSNIASKA; from the exons ATGGGACTTACATTCACCAAGCTGTTCAGCAGGCTTTTTGCTAAGAAAGAGATGCGAATTTTGATGGTAGGTCTCGATGCTGCTGGTAAGACCACCATATTGTACAAGCTCAAGCTTGGGGAAATAGTGACTACAATCCCAACCATTG GATTTAATGTCGAGACTGTGGAATACAAAAACATTAGCTTCACTGTCTGGGATGTTGGTGGTCAGGACAAG ATTCGTCCTTTGTGGAGGCACTACTTCCAAAACACTCAGGGGCTTATCTTTGTGGTTGATAGCAATGACCGGGATCGAGTCGTTGAAGCAAGAGATGAATTGCATAGGATGTTGAATGAG GATGAGTTGAGAGATGCTGTCTTGCTGGTATTTGCAAATAAGCAAGATCTTCCTAATGCAATGAATGCTGCCGAGATCACTGATAAGCTGGGTTTGCATTCTCTCCGTCAACGCCATTG GTATATTCAGAGCACATGTGCAACCTCTGGGGAGGGTCTCTATGAAGGACTTGATTGGCTTTCTAGCAACATTGCTAGCAAG GCATAA
- the LOC140976654 gene encoding MYB-like transcription factor EOBII: MDKKPCNSQEEVEVRKGPWTMEEDLILINYIANHGEGVWNSLARSAGLKRTGKSCRLRWLNYLRPDVRRGNITAEEQLLIMELHAKWGNRWSKIAKHLPGRTDNEIKNYWRTRIQKHIKQAETYAGPNPDHGLDQASTSQMSGCYPTGHAVESYSPPFHPNMDILFHQGPFPTAPTVSNDNMWSMEDLWSMQLLNGE; this comes from the exons ATGGATAAGAAGCCATGCAATTCTCAAGAAGAGGTGGAAGTGAGGAAAGGGCCATGGACTATGGAAGAAGATTTGATTCTCATAAATTATATCGCTAATCATGGCGAAGGTGTTTGGAATTCACTCGCTCGATCTGCAG GGCTTAAACGTACCGGAAAAAGCTGCCGCCTCCGGTGGCTTAATTATCTCCGGCCAGACGTTCGAAGGGGGAATATAACGGCGGAGGAGCAACTCTTGATCATGGAGCTACATGCTAAGTGGGGAAACAG GTGGTCGAAAATTGCGAAGCATCTCCCTGGAAGAACAGATAACGAAATCAAGAACTACTGGAGGACTCGTATCCAGAAGCATATTAAGCAGGCTGAGACATACGCAGGGCCGAATCCGGATCACGGACTCGATCAAGCGAGCACGAGCCAAATGTCTGGTTGCTACCCTACGGGTCATGCAGTCGAGTCGTACTCTCCTCCGTTTCACCCAAATATGGACATATTATTCCATCAAGGCCCTTTTCCGACTGCACCTACTGTATCAAACGACAACATGTGGAGTATGGAGGATCTCTGGTCCATGCAGTTACTTAATGGAGAGTAA
- the LOC140977416 gene encoding uncharacterized protein — MKYNQEDEYLCPSFSCYSADKLADIVAKVAMDDEENDHDEAFEFNLIREEEEVVVYDGQIRSMFPVFNGDLKEGFDSESLGIPVNNILIGDLEEKEERSDRNHLPSSSSFEGNELESVPPGTYSIWRPKAAAVLCKKSKSTGSTSWSWKISDILRRSNSDGKDNYVFLTPKHRGHDHQKPQKIIEASKVQKVAGTKPVSGGGSAPGCPSPHEVLYTWKRAMNAEKRKKSYLPYRQGLIGFFTNVNGFSRSFPHF; from the coding sequence ATGAAGTACAATCAAGAAGATGAGTACCTGTGCCCGAGCTTTAGCTGCTATTCGGCCGACAAATTAGCGGACATCGTTGCGAAAGTCGCCATGGATGATGAAGAAAACGATCACGATGAAGCCTTTGAGTTCAATTTGATACGTGAAGAGGAGGAGGTCGTGGTCTACGATGGCCAAATCCGGTCGATGTTTCCCGTTTTCAACGGCGATCTTAAGGAGGGATTTGATTCGGAGAGTCTCGGGATTCCGGTGAACAACATTTTAATCGGCGATCTCGAGGAGAAAGAAGAGAGATCAGATCGGAATCACCTTCCGTCGTCTTCGTCGTTTGAAGGGAATGAATTGGAAAGCGTGCCCCCGGGGACGTACTCCATCTGGCGGCCTAAGGCGGCTGCTGTATTGTGTAAAAAGAGCAAGTCGACTGGATCGACGTCGTGGAGCTGGAAGATCTCCGACATTCTGCGGCGGAGCAACAGCGACGGGAAGGACAATTATGTGTTTCTAACTCCCAAGCACCGTGGTCACGATCATCAAAAGCCTCAGAAGATAATCGAAGCTTCAAAAGTTCAAAAGGTAGCTGGAACAAAGCCCGTCTCCGGCGGCGGCAGCGCGCCGGGATGTCCGTCGCCGCACGAGGTGCTTTATACGTGGAAGAGAGCGATGAAtgcagagaagaggaagaaatcgTATCTACCGTACAGGCAAGGCCTCATAGGGTTCTTCACTAATGTCAACGGCTTTAGCAGGAGTTTCCCGCACTTCTag